CCTGTCAAGTTCTGTTTGGGTGAAACCAAATTCTTTCGCTCTTTCGTTTTCTTCCAAAACCGCTTTTAGAGCTTTTTCCACTTCTCCGTTTTTGGCAACAGCTATAACTGTAAGTGCATCTAACCCCCCTAAAAAACCTCCATAGCTACTCACTCCAAACTGGTAAGGCGGATCAGCTTTTTGCAAAAGCTCTTGCAACCTCGCCCCCATCATGCTATTGAAAAGAGAAACAGACATTGACTTTCGGCGATCTGCTCCTGTAATTTCTTTAAGTTCTGGATGCTTGTAATATAATTGAACCAAAGTATATGGCTGCTCCTTATCTGTGATGATTTTTGCATCTGTACCACCTGACATTGGAATTGCAAACTCTTCCCTTTTAGGCATTTTGGTGCCCGTAGGTATACTTCCAAAATACTTCTTAATAAAACCTTCCACTTGGTCTACATCAAAGTCACCTACAGCCACTACAGCCTGAAGATCTGGTCGGTACCATTTTTTGTAAAACGCTTCTAAGGTTTCGTATTTGAAATTTTGAAGTATTTCGTCTTTACCAATTGGCAAACGCTCCGCATATTTAGAGCCTTTGAGTACCACAGGAAACAGCTGATCTCTAATTCTTGATTGTGCTCCTTTTCCTAGGCGTGACTCTTCTAATACCACCCCTCTCTCTTTGTCTATTTCTTCATGATCAAGTGTTGCTTTATTTGCCCAGTCAGAAAGTACAAGGAAATATTTTTCAAATTTCTCCAAAGTGTCAGTAGGAACCGGTAACTGATAAACTGTTTCGTCAAAGCTCGTATATGCATTTAAGTCAGCCCCAAACTTCAACCCAGACTTCTGAAGAAAGCTCACCAATTCATTTTTGGGAAAATTCTTTGTGCCATTGAATTGCATGTGCTCCATAAAGTGAGCTAAACCTTGTTCCTCGTCAGTTTCTAAAATAGACCCTGCGTTTACTGCTAAATAAAGATTTGCACGATTTTTTGGCTCCACATTCTTACGAATATAATATTTCATGCCGTTGGCTAATGTGCCTTCTTTCACCGCTGGATCCATTGGTAATTTTTGATCCAGTTTGAAGTCGAATTGGGCAAAACTTGCTATTGAAATAAAACAAAAAAGTGTGAGCGAAATGAGTTTTTTCATTGTCGGGATTAAGGTTAATTTATAAATACATAGGTCAAAACGAAACCAATAGAGCAATAATAAGCAAATACATTGGTAATTGCTTTCTACCACAATTGCTAATTATTTAACGGCAATGATGGAAAATATTTCTCCTCAGCAGTGTTTATCGAAACGTTTTTAGACTGAATTGCCATATATTGCTACTTGAAAAGAACATTATGCTATGAATCACATTGATCCAGTTGATTTAAAAATTCTTAAATTATTGGTTAAAGACGGTTTAACTACCAATAAAGAGATTGCCGGAGAATTAAATCTTACCACCACCCCAATTCACGAACGCATTAAAAGGCTTCGTAGGGATGGTGTGATAGAAAAGTACACGATTGAACTCAATCGTAAAAAACTGAATCGTAACCTACTTGTTTTTTGTAATGTTAGCTTAAAAGAGCATGCAGCGGAATTTCTAAATAGATTCGAAAGCGATATCCAAACCTTACCAGAAGTCATAGAGTGTTATTGCATTTCTGGTGGTTCCGATTTTTTACTCAAAATCTTGGTTAGTGACATGGACGACTACAAGAAATTCATTCTAAATAAACTCTCTGCCCTACCTAATATTGCAAACGCTCAAAGTCAGTTTGTGGTAAAAGAGGTAAAACAAAGCAGCATTTTGGACTTTTAAAATAAGCATTGCTCAAGCTTTTCTCTTATTTTTACTCTCCAACCTAAATAAAAAAACAGATGCCAAGTTCTAAAATCGCTGGAGTAGGGTTCTATGTACCCGAAAACGTTGTTACCAATAAAGACCTCATGAAATACATGGACACCTCCGATGAGTGGATTCGTGAACGATCAGGTATAGAAGAACGTAGGTTTGCCAAAAAACATGAGGAAACACCAACCACCATGGCAGCCGAGGCGACTAAAATTGCGATTGAAAGAGCAGGTATCGACAAAGAAGAAATAGATTTTATCATTTTCGCCACACTAAGTCCCGACTATTATTTCCCAGGTTGCGGCGTACTTTTGCAGCGTGAACTAGGCATTACCAAAACCGAAATAGGAGCTTTGGACATCAGAAATCAATGCTCAGGATTTATATACGCACTCTCGGTTGCAGACCAGTTTATCAAAGCTGGGATGTACAAAAACGTACTCGTGGTAGGCTCCGAGATGCATTCTATGGGACTAGACTTTAGCACAAGAGGAAGAGGAATCTCTGTATTATTTGGCGATGGTGCTGGCGTGGTACTTCTACAACCTACGGAAGAAGAGGGCAAAGGAATATTGACCACCCACCTCCACAGCGATGGCACCCATGCCGAAGAACTAGCCGAAATAAGCCCAGGTTCACACGGCGGTTATCACCTCAAGGATGAGGACTTTGGTTTCCCTACACCAGACATCCCAGGAGAGATATTCGTGTACGATGGTCTGCTAGAAAACAAGTCCTATTACCCACGAATGGACGGACAATTAGTATTTAAAAAAGCCGTTACCAAGTTCCCAGAAGTGATCATGGAAGCTTTGACAAAAACTGGCTACAGCACTACTGATATAGACCTTTTGGTGCCACACCAAGCCAACCTCAGAATCGCCCAATTCGTACAGCGAACCCTCAAGCTTCCCGACGAAAAAGTATACAACAACATCATGAACTACGGAAACACCACCGCAGCCTCCATCCCCATCGCTCTATGCGAAGCATGGGAAAAAGGAATGGTAAAAGATGGTGACCTCATTTGCCTAGCAGCTTTTGGAAGCGGATTTACGTGGGGGAGTGCTTTGATTAGGTGGTAGTTTTTTAGGTATTAGGCTATAGGCAAGTTTTAAAAATTTGAGGATTGGAGTGTGGGTTAACACCTTTGGTCGGGCTGATCTAGTTAGCAAAATGAGGTATTTGTGTGGTCACAGACAAGGACAAGTTGTTAATTGATATTCTGCATAAGCGGAACAAGCATTGACCAATTAGTTATAGTGAAAACGTAAAATTAGAAACCCTTAGAATTTTAAAAAAAATACCTTCAAGTTGTTACATTAATTTGGTCAGAGGCCTAATAACAAACCACCTTAGCTCCAAGCTTTGAAGTGCTTAAATTTATAAATGTGGGAAAATGCTAAAGAAAAGTTCAAGTAAAGCTCCAATTATTTGAAGTACTACTAAGGAAAGTGGAGTGCTAAATACTAAAAGTGCTAAATCTGGCCAAACATTAAGATTTGTTTTAAATGCTAAGCGTAGATAAATATAAATAGGAGTAGTAATAATAAAATAAAGACACACATATAGAAATGTGTGCATGTTGTAATCAAATTCACTTGATGAGCTTCGCTGTTTTAGAAGTCCAAAAAACATAGCATTGTAAAACACACAGTATCCAACATGTATTAAATTATTTCTTTCCAATTAATTTGTTTTTCTAAGTCTTATACCGTCAAAATCCGTTCCAGTATTTTACTACTTTTCTTTAAGTTTAGCATCTTAAGCAAAACTTGAAACCAGTTGTGAGAACTTGGTTTAAATTTACCAGCACTGTGAAGCATTCAAGACTTCGCTGAAGTGCATTTCCCGAAAAATAATCTTGATTATTATATTTATGCCAAACCAAAAGAGTTAAAAAAATATTCGAAACATAGGTCAGTACCTTCGGTCGGACCGGTATGGTTCGGAGAGTGAGGTATAAATGCTGAAACAAACACGGGCGAGGTGCATATAAATCTTATTCACATTCGGAACTAGTTTCGATTTAGGCTATCGAGAAATTTGCTTCAATTCAACAAAGAGGAAATAAATACATAAACTAAAACCAAATTTCATTTACCAAAAAGTCGTATTGATAGTTAATTAATTTTCCTTTGGAAATGCAGACAAAAACTATGAAAATTTTAATTCGAGCTTCAAGATTGCATAAAAGAGCCAAAAAGCAAAGATGGAATTTACAAGCCGGCTATAGCCATTTTACCCTAGAACATTACAACTATCGTTCAGTAAACATAGCATCGCAAAAGCTATCCCTAAACGCTTGGCAAGGATTTTGCCAGAATAATGTTGATTGTTAACACAACTAATTAGATATGTTTTTCATTGCTGGTAATAAGATTTATAATAATTATCACGGAATAAAACAATTGAGCAAACCATGCCCATATTGCAACGTGACTAATGAATATCAGGTAACTTCTGTGGAGGTATATCGTACTTTTTATTGGATTCAATTTTATCGAAGTTCAAAAACCGCTTATGCCGAATGTACACATTGCAAAAAGTCTTTTGACATACGTGCCGTACATCCTATTTTTAATCAGCCAATCCAAACTAAGATAAGGAACGAGGATGGTGAAATAGACTTTCAAATCCTCTGGAAAGACCCTCGCTTCAAATTATTTTGTATAATGACATTTTTGGCAATATTTTTTTGGTCTGGAAAATTTCTGATTGACCATGGAATAATTTCGAAGTAAAACAGGCTCAGTAAACATTTTTTATCTCGTTCCATGACTGGCTATGTAGTCTCAACAGCAGCTAATTCGTTGAAGTGTTTTTTAGAGCTTAGGCAGGTCAAAATTAAGATGAGCACAAATATTTAAAGTGGTATTTAACTCACAAAAGGGCCTTGGCAATTCAAACTTTTAAACTTTCCAAAAACTCTTTGGGGTTCATGACTGATAAACTTTCCCATTGAAAAAGGGTAACGTCTTTGGTGTTTGCGGTAATAAAGACTTCAATATTGTTGTCCGACAATGCCATAGCGTATTGAAAAGCTTCCTCAAAGTCCGTAAAGTTGCTTTTAAAACAGTATTAATTATGTACCGCTGATATCTAGAACATTGATAATACCCGCTCCAAGAAGTCTTTTAAACTTTGAGATATTGTTTCTAGGTCTTAGACTGGGCTAATTAAAATACTTTCCCAAAAACTCCTTGGGGTTAAGAATTTCTAATTTGGAATCTGTAGGAAAGTCTTTTAGGTTTCCTGTTATGAAGCAGTTGAGGTCTTCAATTTCTAATGCTCAATGATTATTTAGAAAGGCATCTTCCAAGTCTCTAAACTTTGAGCCTTCCTGAATACTTTTTACTCACATCAACTCTTTTAATTTTGACGCTTTCTATAAGTTCATTGAGCTGATTTTCGAATATTTGAGATAAAGACAAATTGATTTCCTTGGCATAAAGTTTAGCCTTTACCACCAATTTAGGCTTTATCGTAGGGGTGGGATTTGTTTTCATTACATGTGTGTTTTGTAAATAACACGTGGGAGATGCCAAGAAAGGTCTAATTTAACCCGCCTTATGCATTAGAAAACCTATTACGAAACTAAAATGCTTCAAATCAGTACGTAAACACATTTAAACAAAATAACCAGAACGGTGCTATGCTAATTTAGTTTAAATGTCTGATTTATTGCATTTTAGCTTCTCACTACGATTCTCCAATGCATAATGCGGGTTTAACAATGACTACCAAATTCAACCATCCAACTGATTTAAGAAAAAAGACTTAATTTTGATTAATTAAACTTACAAAACATGGAAAGAA
This portion of the Spirosomataceae bacterium TFI 002 genome encodes:
- a CDS encoding Lrp/AsnC family transcriptional regulator, leucine-responsive regulatory protein produces the protein MNHIDPVDLKILKLLVKDGLTTNKEIAGELNLTTTPIHERIKRLRRDGVIEKYTIELNRKKLNRNLLVFCNVSLKEHAAEFLNRFESDIQTLPEVIECYCISGGSDFLLKILVSDMDDYKKFILNKLSALPNIANAQSQFVVKEVKQSSILDF
- a CDS encoding 3-oxoacyl-[acyl-carrier-protein] synthase-3, whose product is MPSSKIAGVGFYVPENVVTNKDLMKYMDTSDEWIRERSGIEERRFAKKHEETPTTMAAEATKIAIERAGIDKEEIDFIIFATLSPDYYFPGCGVLLQRELGITKTEIGALDIRNQCSGFIYALSVADQFIKAGMYKNVLVVGSEMHSMGLDFSTRGRGISVLFGDGAGVVLLQPTEEEGKGILTTHLHSDGTHAEELAEISPGSHGGYHLKDEDFGFPTPDIPGEIFVYDGLLENKSYYPRMDGQLVFKKAVTKFPEVIMEALTKTGYSTTDIDLLVPHQANLRIAQFVQRTLKLPDEKVYNNIMNYGNTTAASIPIALCEAWEKGMVKDGDLICLAAFGSGFTWGSALIRW